One genomic window of Numida meleagris isolate 19003 breed g44 Domestic line chromosome 1, NumMel1.0, whole genome shotgun sequence includes the following:
- the LOC110402909 gene encoding uncharacterized protein LOC110402909, whose protein sequence is MPRRRPPPHPPHDRPQRSGTGSAAGADVVGPQRPAAPPRPEGAAPPPQPRHYLGGAGCVSRRRRSGEGDAVRLRSGRARKGGVGIGRGEVERWKRGVGGEERGERARGGATGGCHGGGEGRGFPESAPGRGLPSGLAVRSLPVWGGPGLGRAQRPGCAANSPRARSGKGSGFPAGCKQRKSPLRLRGVVGVPCVPPGLALSSECRAHLLPRQLWELLGGGKYTALLDRHTGGANSIRA, encoded by the exons ATGCCCCGCCGCAGGCCGCCCCCCCACCCACCCCACGACCGCCCCCAGCGCAGCGGCACGGGCAGCGCCGCCGGGGCGGACGTCGTTGGTCCACAGCGCCCCGCGGCCCCTCCGCGCCCTGAGGgagccgccccgccgccgcaGCCCCGCCATTACCTGGGAGGAGCGGGGTGCGTGTCCCGGCGCCGGCGGAGCGGGGAGGGGGACGCGGTCCGTCTGCGCTCGGGCAGAGCGAGGAAGGGGGGTGTGGGGATTGGGCGGGGGGAGGTCGAGCGATGGaaaaggggggtggggggggaggaaagAGGGGAGCGCGCGCGTGGCGGCGCGACGGGCGGTTGCCATGGCGGCGGGGAGGGGCGTGGCTTCCCTGAGTCCGCCCCCGGGCGCGGCCTCCCCTCAGGGCTGGCCGTTCGCTCCCTGCCCGTGTGGGGCGGCCCGGGGCTGGGTCGGGCTCAGCGGCCGGGATGTGCCGCTAACAGCCCGCGGGCTCGCAGCGGGAAGGGGAGCGGCTTTCCAGCCGGctgcaaacaaaggaaaagccCTCTGCGCCTGCGGGGGGTGGTGGGTGTGCCCTGCGTGCCTCCAGGGCTCGCGCTTAGCTCGGAATGCAGAGCTCATCTGCTTCCACGTCAGCTGTGGGAGCTGCTTGGAGGGGGGAAATACACTGCTCTCCTGGATAGGCACACAGGAGGAG caaacTCCATCAGAGCTTGA